In Candidatus Manganitrophus morganii, the genomic window GGAACACCGATCCGGGTCTCGGATATCGCAAATGTGGCGATCGGACCCGACATTCGGCGGGGGGTGACGGAATTAGACGGCAAAGGGGAGGTGGTCGGCGGGATCGTCGTGATGCGCTTCGGCGAGAATGCGTTAAATGTCATCGACCGGGTAAAGGAGAAGATCAAAGCGATTGAACCCTCTCTGCCGGAAGGGGTTAAGATCGTCCCGACCTATGATCGATCCGACCTGATTCAGCAGGCGATTGAGACACTGAAGCATACCTTGACGGAAGAGCTGCTGATCGTGAGCCTGGTCATCCTCCTCTTTCTCTGGCATCTCCCGAGCGCCATCGTTCCGATCGTCACCATCCCGATTGCGGTCATTTTATCTTTCATCCCGATGTATTACTCCGGGTTGACGTCGAACATCATGTCGCTTGCGGGCATTGCCATCTCCATCGGGGTGTTGGTCGACGGCGCCATCGTGGAAGTGGAAAATGCTTATAAAAAATTGGAGCGATGGGAATCGGCCGGTCGGGTCGGCGATTATCATGAAGTCCGGTTGAAGGCCCTCAAAGAGGTCGGCCCCTCGGTTTTTTTCTCGCTGCTCGTTGTTGCCGTGGCTTTTATCCCGATCTTTACCCTTCAAGGTCAGGAAGGAAGGCTCTTCAAACCGCTGGCGTTTACCAAAAATCTGACGATGGCGATTGCCGCGGTCCTGGCGATCACGTTCGATCCGGCGATGCGGATGCTCTTCACCCGGATGAATCCCTTCATCTTCCGGCCCAAGTGGCTCTCCCGGATCGCCAATCCTCTTCTGGTCGGGAAGTATTATCCGGAAGAGCGGCACCCAATCAGCCGGCCGCTCCAGCGGATCTACCACCCGATTCTGGAGTTTGTTCTGCGACACCGCTGGCCGGTCGTGATCTCCGCCTTCCTCATTGTTCTCCTTACTATCCCGATCTATCTTCGCCTCGGCTCCGAATTTATGCCTCCGCTCAATGAGGGAACGATCCTCTATATGCCGACGACCCTGCCGGGCATCTCGATCACCGAGGCGACCCGGATCCTTCGTCTTCAAGATCAGATGTTGAAAGAATTCCCGGAAGTGGAGCGGGTCTTCGGAAAAATTGGAGAAGCGAAAACTGCCACCGACCCGGCTCCGTTGAGTATGGGGGAGACCGTCATCACGCTGAAGCCGAAAGCGCAATGGCGCGAAGGGATGACCTGGGACAAGTTGATCGCGGAGATGGACAGAAAACTACAATTTCCCGGCGTTGCCAACATTTGGTGGATGCCGATCCAGACCCGGACCGAGATGCTCGCCACCGGTATCCGCAGCAACATTGGAATTAAGGTCTTGGGGCCGGATCTCGAAGAGATCAACCAGATCGGCCGGCGGATCGAAGGGGTTCTGGCGCAAATGAAAGAGACCCGCTCTTCATTCTTTGAGCGGGTGACCGGAGGCTACTATCTTGATTTCGTCATCGACCGGAACGCCGCTGCGCGTTATGGACTTCGGGTGGACGAGATTCAAGAGGTCATTGAAACGGCCATCGGCGGCAAGAATATTTCACAGACCGTCGAAGGCCGGGAGCGCTATCCGATCAACGTCCGCTATGCCAGAGAATTCCGGGATGACATTGAGAAGTTGAAAAGAGTCTTGGTCCCGACGCCGGCCGGCGCTCAGATCCCGATGGCGCAGCTTGCTCAAATTGAATACAACGAAGGGCCGTCGATGGTTAAAAACGAAAACGGCATGCTCGCCGGCATCGTTTTTGTCGACACGGCGTGGTCCGATCTCGGCGGCTATGTGAAAGAAGCGCAGCGGGTCGTCGCGGAAAAGGTGAAACTTCCCCCCGGTTATTCGCTCGTCTGGGCAGGACAGTATGAATATTTGCTCCGAGCCAGAGAGCATTTAAAGGTGGTCCTTCCTCTGACCCTCTTCATTATCTTTCTGCTGCTTTATCTCAATACCGGCTCGACGGTGAAGACGCTGATTGTCTTGCTGGCGCTCCCCTTCTCGGCGGTCGGCGCCATTCTCTTTCTCTTCCTGCTCGATTACAACATGAGCATCGGTGTTTGGGTCGGATTGATCGCCTTAATGGGGCTCGATGCCGAAACCGGGGTTTTCATGCTGCTCTATCTTGACCTTGCCTATGAGGATCGGAAGGCGAAAGGGTTAATGCGTAATGCATACGATTTGAAGGAGGCAATTACCGAAGGGGCGGTGCATCGGCTTCGGCCGAAGGTAATGACGGTGAGCGTGATGCTTCTCGGTCTCCTTCCGATTATGTGGTCGACCGGGACAGGATCGGACTTGATGCGCCGAATCGCCGCCCCGATGATTGGCGGGATTCTCACCTCATTTATTTTGGAGTTGCTGGTCTATCCGGTTATTTATGAAATATGGCGGGAGCGGGAGCTAAAAAGCATGCTCAAATAACTGCGGAAACGTTTTCAGGTGACCCGGAGTTGTAAGTGCGAATTCAAATCTTTCGTCATCAAAATCCCGCTATGGTCCTGACTGAACCAAAAGCCACGCCCCTTCCGAAAGAGACCAGTAAAGGGCCTGTGCCTCCTCTTCAGACAGCGTCAGGCGAAGATCGGGATAACGCCGATCAACGATGAGGCGTCCCGCTTCCCAGGAGAGAGTGGTGGCCGTTTCTTTAACCAGACGCAGCCCCTTTTCAATCCGTCCACAATCACATTCCTGAAGCACAGAAACAATCGAGATCATCAATCCATCCTCAAAGTAGAGCCGGTACCGGGAGGGCATGTCGCCGACCGCCACAAAGACCGATTCGGTGGAGAGAAGGGGAGAAACCGGGGGGGCTGAAGCTTCTGAAGCGTTTGAAGGGGGAATCTCTTTTTCAATCGTCGGAGTGGGAGGGTATTTTTTGAATAAGCGGTATGCCGATCCGGAGGAGACATTCTCCTTACCGAATGAGACGTCGCTGAAGTGAAACTCCTTTAGAGCAAGGCCCTTTATTTTTAAGGTCAGCCGCCGGGCGGAGAGATCGAGAACGGTGTAGACGATCCCTTTCTTGGCGAGATCCAACTCGGTTTGGAGAGTTTTTTCCTTCCGCCGGGCGTCGGATCCTTGCGGATCGGCCTGGAGCGCGGTGCGCGGGACCAGGAGAACGAGAGAGAGCACGAGGATACAAAAGGCCTTTCCCGTGTTGGGAAGGGGCTTGAGTTGGAGAAGAATCAACTGGAAGTATTGCTTCATGATGGGGGTGGGGCTCAGAAGATATAAATCGGCGCCCCGTTCGGCAGGCGTTTGTAGACGACCTCCAGATCTTTATCGGCCATTCTAATACAGCCATGCGTGACGTTCTGCCCCAACATCCGGGTGTAGAGGGTGCCGTGAATGAAATAACCGTTTCCGAAGGAGATCGCATATTCTCCCAGCACGCCGGCCTCGATCCGGTCATCGGCATCGGTCGGCAGGGCCTCCCCTTCTTCGATAAATGCCCAGTCCGGTTTGATCCAGACCGGATTTCGAATTTTCGATTTAACGTGGAACTCACCCCGGGGGGTTTCAAAGAGCCAGCTTCGGCCGGGGTTTTTCGGATCGGTCAAGGTGGTTCCGCTCCCTGTTGAAACCACCGCCTGGTAGACGACCTTCTCTCCCTGTTTCAGGAAGAGGCGGTTTTGAGCCGTATCGACGACGGCATAGATCCCTTTGGGAGAGAGGGATTGAATCGCCTTGCGGAACTTTTTATCTTCGATGTTCAATTTGGATGGGACGGGCTTCTTAAAGCCGGCGGAGGCGACCTTCTTTCCCGAAGGTGTCGAGGCCGCGGTGGCCGGCGTCTTGGTTTCGAAAGAAAAGAAGGAGACCGTGAGGAGAACGATTCCGAGAAGGAAGATCCCCCATCGCGATTTCCATCGGCCGTCTTGAAAGGATCGAAAGCGGTTTCGCATGGCGTATCCTACAGAGCAAAATCGGTCGATGTCAAGTCATTTGTAGTTCCCACGATGGTGACGGGGGTCCCGTTGGGAACCCGGCTGAAGAGGTCATCCATCTGGTCGTTGTCGAGGGCGACGCAGCCCAACGTCTCCTCCAGACCCTCGTTCCTTCCGCCGTGAATTTCGATCAGCCCGCCGAGTCGCTTGGCCCGTTTGATCCGGGTTCGGTCCCGCTCGTTCGGGTAGTTGATCAGCAGGGCCCGGTGGTACTTCGTCTCTCCCAGGTCTTTCTTCAAGATGACCCGGTAGGCTCCTTCGGGGGTGGCCCCGTCGCCGACCGACCGCTTGTCGTTCAGCCCATTGAACCCCAGATTGATCGGATACACCTTGATCGGGCGCTCTCCCTGATAGACGGTCAAGGTTCGTTCGGCCTTGCGGACGACGATCACCGGAGCGGCGTTCCTTCGGGACCAATCGAGTGTTTCGCGCACCCACCGCCGCCAGCGGACCACATTTTTCCGCTCCAGGTAGCGGTTCAGGGTCGCGTTGATCTCCCGCTCGGCCGGTTCGAGAAGGGTCCGGGCCCGTTTTGCCTGCTCGCGCGCGGCGCGATACCGGCCTTCGTCGATGTCGTGCCGGGCCTCCCCGAGGAGGAGCTCCGCCTGAACCGCTTTCTTTCGCGCGGGCCTCGTCAGAAAGAGCTTCTCCGATTGCTCCCGCAGCCGATTGGCGAGCGTCTCCACCGACCGGACCTCTTCAACGGCCGACTCCCGGGTCTTGTTTTTCTTCAAAGAGACCGACTGCAGAAGGATCTCTCCTTCGGACGAGAGGGAGGTCAAGTGGTTGCGGATCTCGTCATATTCCCGAACGACAGACCACCTTGCACGCTCGCGTGAAAAGGTCTCTTTAAGAACTTGGGCCCGTTCTTGATATTGAAGATATTCTTCCGGTGCGAATTCTTTGGCCCCGGTGTTCCAGAGGGCCTTCTCGATCCGGTCCACCTGCTCGAGTTCTATCAGAGGGGGAGGCTCGCTGCAGCCGCTCAGGCTTGCGCCGAAGAGGGCACAAAAAAGGGCCCGAGAGAGGACCCTCCAAAGTGCGGAGGACCCTCCCCGGGCTTTTCCTTCCTTGCGCAATGCGGAATGAAACCGATCTGCCGCCATCAGGCCTTCTTCTTTTTCCCTTTTTTCGACTTTGCTTTCGCCGCCTCGGCCGCTTTCACCTTCTCAACGGCCTGCTCCACTTCGGCGCTGATCGAGTCGGCTTTCTCCTTGATCGGTGTTGCTTTGGAGATGGCGTCGCGGTAGTCGCCGTGGTCGATCGCTTGCTGGACCGCCGGCATCGATTCAGTCAAAGCGGCGACATCAGCATTCAGCGCCGCCAGATCGGCCTCGCTCCCTTTCCCGGCGGGAGCTTGGGCCAAGAGCCCCTCGGCCCTTTGAACGGCCTGCGTTGCGGCCGCTTGGACCTCTACCGCTTGCACCTTCGCCTCTTCTTTTTTCTGGGCGCTGACGCTCTGGAGCTGATCGGCCTCCTGGCGCACCTCGGCGAGCATCTTCTCCGCCTGCTCGTAATCTCGGAATGGCGCCATCTTCTCTTCCTGGGTTTTGACCTCCTGCATTGCGGCGTTCAATTTATCGGAGAGCGCCTTGTCCTCATTCGGCAGGTAGTCCGATGAACCGGCCGCTCGGGTCGTTTCGACCGACTTCTGTGTTGCTTCAATTTCGGCGGTGGGTGCTTTGGAGCATCCCCCCAGTGCCCAGATCGCCACGATCCAGGCCGCCAACGTCACTTTGCCAAAATTCTTCATTGTTTTACTTGTTCTCCTTGTATTTTATTTTGATTCGATTGATCGATCAGGGTATCCCACATGGAAATGCCTGCACACAAACGATCAGATTGTACACCGTTGTCCCGTTCTGCGCAACAATTCTATGTAAAATCTATGTAAAAAAAGTCTTGCCCGCACCCCCCCTCGATCGAAACTTCGGTTTCGTTTCGCCCCGATTCGGCTGGGAGGGCCTCGCCAAGGATCGGTAATGAGTCATTTTGAAATTCCAAAGTCGTCATGCCCGCGGAAGCGGGCATCCAGAGGTTTTAAATCACTGGATTCCCGCCTGCGCGGGAATGACAATCCAGAATTGATTCCAGACTGAGTCACTACCCAAGGATCTCACCTCTTGAATCGTGGTAAGCCTTAACCTATAATCAATCGGACTGTCTTTTTCCATGCTCGGTCATCCCGTTGCGACCGTTCCGGGGTGACGCGCTGCATCATTGATAACAATGCTGTTTTTTCCAAGGCATGATGTCTCTGTGATCTGCCAAAGGAGTTGCTGCATTGATATGAGAGGGGAGATCCGGGTCGAGAGTGAATATGGAAAGGGATCGACCTTCACCGTCCCGCTTCCAATCTGAAATTAACGGAGTAATTTATATGGAAAAGCCCCATCAGCACGAACTCCTTCGAGACAAGCTCGACAGCTACCGTCTGCTCGTTCAAGAGGTGAGGGATTATGCGATCTTCCTCCTCGATCTTCAGGGAAATGTAAATAGCTGGAATGAGGGGGCGGAGCGGATCAAGGGGTACCGGGCCGATGAGATTATCGGCAAGCCGCTTTCGCTCTTTTATCCGAAGCAGGAGATCGAAAATGGGAAGCCGTTCAAAAACCTCGCCGCGGCGCTGAGGGATGGGCGGTTTGAGGATGAGGGGTGGCGGATTCGGAAAGACGGCTCGCGGTTTTGGGCCAACGTGATCATTACCCGTATTCAGGATGACCGGGGAAAGGTGATCGGGTTCTCTAAAATCACCCGCGATCTGACCGAGAAAAAAGAGGCGGAAAATGTGATCAGAACGAGCGAAGCGCGCTTCCGTCTCTTGGTCAACGGGGTCAAAGACTATGCCATCATCATGCTCGACCCCGAAGGGAGGATTACGAGTTGGAATGAGGGGGCGGAGCGGATCAAGGGTTACCGGGTTGAGGAGATTATTGGAAAACACTTCTCGATTTTCTATCCGGAGGAAGACAAGGCAAACGATAAACCGAATGATGAGTTGAAGAAGGCGCTTCAACACGGGCGGTTTGAAGATGAAGGGTGGCGGATTCGGAAAGACGGCTCGCGGTTCTGGGCCGAATCGGTGATCACCTGCATTCGGGACGCGGCGGGAGAAGTGATCGGCTTCTCCAAGGTCACCCGTGATCTCACGGAGCGAAGAGCGGCGGAGAATGAGATCAGAAAAATGAACGTGGACCTGGAGCACCGGGTCAAAGAGCGGACGGCGGAGCTGCAGGCGGCCAACGAAGCGCTCAAGCAGCGGACCAAAGAGGCGGAGGAGGCGAGCCGGATGAAGTCGCAATTCGTTTCCAATGTTTCCCATGAACTAAGAACACCGCTCAATGCCATTATCGGTTACACCTATCTCATCGGCGACCTCTGCAGGGAGGCGGGGGAGGAGCAGCGAACCGCCTTGGAAGGAATCGAGCGGAACGCGGGGGATCTGCTGCAGTTGATCAACGAGGTACTCGATCTGTCGAAGATCGAGGCGGGAAAAATCTCTGTTGAGCAAGGAGAGGTCGAGATGGCCGGTTTGCTCAAGGAGCTGGTGGAAAATATGGGCCGGCTGACGGAGGGGAGGCCGGTCCGGGTCGATTACAAAGTGGCCCCCGATCTTCCCCTGATCGAATCGGATGCCGGAAAGATCAAACAGATTCTGGTCAATCTTCTGTCGAATGCGATCAAGTTTACTCCTGAGGGGAGGGTGACGATGGAGGCGAAGGCTTCCCCTGCGAAGGGGGGGATCGAGGTGGCGGTTCAGGATACCGGCATTGGAATAAAGCCGGAGGCGCTTCCGAAGATCTTCGAGGCGTTCTACCAGTCCGACGCCGACTCCACCCGTGAGTTCGGCGGCGTCGGGCTCGGCTTGAGGATTGTAAAAGACCTGGTCGAGCTACTCCAGGGGGAGATCCGCGTTGAAAGCGAATATGGCAAGGGCTCGACCTTCACCCTTTTCCTCCCTTATCGGCTTTATTATCGTGTTTGATCGGCGGCGGAGCATTGTGTCAAGTCCCTGTCGCGTATAAGACGATAGAGCCTCTTTTCAATCGAGTGTCGAAAGTTTAAATATCCCCATTGCCTCCCGAAATCTTCGAGCCCTTCTTCCAGGCGGATGTGACCATGACGCGCCGGCATGGAGAGGTTGGTTTGGGGGCTGGCGATCGTGAAGGATTTTCTTCGATTATTGAGAGGAGAGATTCGGATCGAAAGCGAACCGGGCAAGCGGTTGATCGTTATTCTGAGTCGATCTTCCCTCCTTGTAAAAAGCCGTTTTATCAAGTAAAATAAAACGTTTTCTGTGCAAGGGGGGGTATGTCTTTACTGACCACGCCGGCGATTGTCCTCGGGAGCATCAAGCTCGGCGAGGCCGATAAGCTGGTTACCTTCTTTACCGTCAAGAAGGGAAAGCTCAAGGGGGTCGCCAAAGGAGCCCGCCGTGTGAAGAGCCGGTTCGGGGCCTCCCTGGAGCCGTTTACCCACTGCAACCTCGTCGTCTTCGAAAAGCCGGGAGACAAATTGGCCCGGGTCAATCAGTCCGACATCGTCCACTCTTTTCAAAAACTCCGGGAGAACTGGGGGGAGATTCATCTCGCCTCTCATATGGCCCATCTGGTGCAGCGGATGACCCCGGAGGGGGAGCAGAATCTCTTGGTCTACCGGCTTCTTTTAGAGGGGCTGACCTTTCTCGAGCGGGGGGCCGACCCGGAGCTCTCCACCCTGCTCTTTGTCGTCCGCCTTGTCTCCTTTTCCGGTTATCAACCCCGTTGGGATCGCTGCCTCAAATGCCATCGGCCGATGGGGGAGCGAATTTACTTTTCCCCCGCCGACGGCGGGACCGTCTGCACCCAATGCGCCCATGGGCCGCTGGCGACGATCTCGCAGGGGACTCTCGCTTTTCTCCGGGCCTCTCAGAAGATGGACTATACCGTCGCCCATCGCCTGAAGCCCTCCCCCGCCATGCGGTCGGAGATCCGGACCATCTTCGGCCAACATATGACCTACATCACCGGGATGCCGGCCCCCGCCTGGGCCGCGGAAGCCCCTTCGGCGCCGAGCCGATCTTAATGTTCCTGTCTTAGTGATCTGTATCACTCCCTCTTTCTTTTGAATGTGCTTTGGTATATATTACTTCCGGCTAAACGTTCATAGGTAAACCGGAGAACCGAAAGCGTGACATTTTGCAACCTCCCCCCTCTACGCACCTCTCCATCGAAACCCCCGGACCAGACACTCGAATGCCTCCTCTGATCGATCCCTTTTCTCGAATCGAAAATACTTTTGCGGCTGCGCACCGTCTCCCTTCCCGTCGTTGGAATGTTGCCTGGATGGTGCTGCTCTGTTTATTTGGATTGATCAGTCCGCTCGAAGCGGCCGAATCCCCGAAACTCCGTTATGAAAAAGCATTGCAACTGGCCCGCGACGGAAAACATGACGCGGCCCTTCCGATGCTTCGACAACTGGCGGAGGAATTTCCGAAAGAGCCTTTCTACCTCTACGATTACATGACGGTGCTCAGCTGGGCGGGACGGGATCAAGAGGTTCTCTCCCTTCGATCGCGCGTCGATCTTGCAGCGGCCCCCCCTTATCTTCTGGAGACCCTCGGCCGATCGGCCCGCAATATCCGGGATTATCCGCTGGCGATCCATTTTTATGAAATGGCGACGAAAAAAGCGCCCGAGCGGGTGGAAAGCGGGCTCGGTCTCGCGCGCGCCTATTCGGATAACGGCGCCCCTCAAAAAGCGATTCCCCTCCTGAAGCGCTTGGATGAAAAACATCCAAAACGAGTCGACATTCTCGAAGCGCTTGCAGAGGCCTACCGGCTCGATCAAAAAAACATCGAGGCATTGGCCGTTTACCACCGGATCCTGCATCTGGATCCGGAACATCGGGAAGCCCGGCGCCAGCGCATCCTGATCGCCGCACAATTGGGGGCCCATGACCTGGCGGCCTCCCTGGCGCGCGAGAAGCCGGAGCTTCTCAGCGATGAAGAGTTTGAAAGAATTATCGGCGATCAGGCGGCGCAGTCGATCCGCTTTCAAAAGGCCGACGCCGCCATCCCGCTTCTCCAAGAGCAATTAAGCCGCCTGGAGGGGCGAGGCCAATCGAGCTCGCCGGCATATCAGCGCGCCCGGTTCGATCTGATGGCGGCTCTCCGGGACCGGGAAAGGATGGAAGAGGCGATCGCACTTTATGAGGCGCTGTCGGCCGAAGGGGTCGAGATGCCCGACTATGCGTTGCGCGCCGCGGCCGATGCCTACATCCACGAACAAGATCCGGAGAAGGCGCGCGATATTTATTTGAAGATTCTGGAGCGCAATCCCGACGATTTTGACGCCAAGCTCGCCCTTTTTTACGCCTATTTTGATACGGGAGAATATTCCTCCGCCCTGAAATTGATCGATACAGTGGCCGCCGAAGAGCAGGACCCTTCGCGAAAGTTGCGCGCCGAATCGGTCGCCGCGATGGGGTATGCCTGGGCGGGGCAGCTCTCCAAGGCTCAACGGCGTTTTGAATTATTGTTGGAGCGGCAACCGAACGATCCCTATCTCCACTCGAACCTTGGATATGTTTATTTGTGGCGGGGCTGGCCGAGACGCGCGAAGGAAGAATTCCAGCTGAGCCAGTCGATCGAACCGGAGGTGCTCGATGCGCAGATCGGCGAGGTCGGAGCGGAGCGCGATCTTTTCGAATTTCGCGCTGCGGAAGAAGGGATCATCGGGCTTGAAACACGCTACCCGGATCATCGTCAGGTAGAAAGACTCCGGCGGAGTTGGAACATCCACAACATGCGGGAGCTGCGGGTGGCGGTGTCGGGCCGGCACAACAGCGGGACACAGGAGGGGGCGAAAGATCTCGCGATCGATCTCCTGCTCTACTCGCGTCCCCTCGATTACAATTATCGCGTTTTTGCGCATGGGTTTTACAGCCGCTCCGAATTTCCGGAAGGGGACGGCCTCTACCGGCGTTACGGCGCGGGCCTCGAATATCGCGCGCGGGATATCAAAATCGAGGGGGAGCTTTCGACCGGCGCTTCGCCCGATACCGAATTGGGGCTCAGCCTGCGCGCCGCCTGGATGCCGAATGATTTCTGGACCTGGGGGGCGACTCTGGACACCTACAGCAACGACGTGCCGCTGCGGGGCCGCCTCAACGAAGAGGTGAAGGGTTGGTCGGTCGGCCTGAGCGCCGGTTATCGATTTCACGAATCCCGTTCAATCGGGGCCGGAGTCCAATGGCTCGATTTCAGCGACGGCAACCGCCGGATCACCTATTCCTTGGTCGGATATCAACGTTTGATCAACCGCCCCACCTACAAACTCGATGGCCGGCTCGGCTTCTACGGCTCCAACAACACGCTGGAGAACGCCTCGTATTATAATCCGAGCAGCGATCTGTCGGCCGAAATCGGCTTGACCAACGAGTGGCTGGTCTTCCGCCGTTATCAGCGATCATTTTTACATCGCCTCGGAGGGACGGTCGGAACGTACCTGCAGCGCGGTTTCGGATCGAACGGCACCTGGGGCGTTTTTTATGAGCATGAGTGGAATCTGAACGATCGGCTCTACCTGCTCTATGGGGTCGGACGCTTCCGCCCCGTTTACGACGGCGTTTCAGAGACATCGATCCGCTGGTATGTGACATTGAACTGGAGATTTTAGGCATGATCCGACGGGCGGGTCTCGCGCTTCTCATCATCATGATCGGGGTGACCGGGTTTTCCCCTTCACCGGCCATGGCCGAGAATCGCTTTACCGTTCTCGCTTATCACGACGTTCGGGATGAAGGGGCCGAGCCGGGGGTGGTCACCCTCCGGACCGAGACCCTCGTCGCGCACTTTTCCTGGCTGCGGGAGCAAGGTTATAAAGTGATCAGCCTCGAAGAGATCGTGGCGGCGAATGAGGGACGGCGCCCGCTTCCGGACAATGCGGTGTTGCTGACGTTCGACGACGGCTATCAAAGCATGTACACGCGGGTCTACCCTCTCCTCAAGTTGTTCAACTACCCCGCCGTCGTCGCGGTGGTCGGGAAGTGGATGGAAGCCGGTTCCGGCGAGCGTGTCGCCTACGATAAGGAGCAGGTGCCGCGGGAACGTTTTCTTTCCTGGAGCCAGGTGAAAGAAATGGTCGATTCCGGTCTGGTGGAGGTTGCCTCTCACAGCGATGACCTGCACCAAGGCCTTCTTGCCAATCCCCAGGGAAATGATCAGCCGGCGGCCACGGCGCTCCGATACGACGCGGAGAGCGGCCGTTACGAAACGGGAGAGGCCTATTTACAACGGATCCGCCGTGATCTCTCTCAAAGCATTCAGGCGATCGAACGACACACCGGCCGGAAGCCGCGCGCCGTCATCTGGCCTTACGGCAGCTACAACCGGGAAACGATCGAGATTGCACGATCGCTCGGCATGACAATCACGATGGGGCTCGACGGCGGACCGAATGACGCAAGCGACCTCTCGGCGCTCCGCCGGGTGTTCATCATGAACAACGCCTCGCTGGCCGATCTTGTTTCAGACCTGCGTCACTTTGCTCCGCCGCGCCGGATCCGGGTCGCGCAGGTCGATCTCGACTATATTTTTGATGAAGATCCGGCGCGGCAGGAGCAGAATCTCGGTCTTTTACTCGACCGGGTCAAACAACTCGGCATCAACACCGTTTATTTGCAGGCCTTCGCCGACCCCGATGGGAACGGCAGCGCGGAGGCGCTCTACTTTCCGAATCGCCATCTCCCGGTTCGCGCCGATCTTTTTAATCGCGTTGCCTGGCAATTGCACAAACGGGCCGGCGTGCAGGTCTATGCCTGGATGCCGGTGCTTGGATTTACATTTAAAGAGGATCATTCCCTCTCGAAGTTCTCGGTACAAACGGAAGCGCCAAGCAGAGCTTCACATGGACCGACCGGACACCCTCGGCTTTCGCCTTTTCATCCGGCGGTCCGGAATGCGATCGGAGAGATTTATGAAGACCTGGCTAAGCAGGCTTATTTCTCCGGCCTTCTCTTCCATGATGATGCTTATCTTTCCGATTTCGAAGATGCCGGGCCCTGGGCGCTGGTTTATTACAGAGACCGATGGAGCCTGCCGCATTCCATCGCCGAGATTCGCCGCTCTCCCGAATTGCACAACAAATGGAGCCGGCACAAGACCGAACTCCTTGTCGATTGGACAAAAGAGCTCGCCGATCGGGTCAGGGTGTTTCGTCCCGAAATCAAAACGGCCCGGAATCTCTATGCCGGCGTGGTTTTGAATCCCGAATCGGAACAATGGTTCAGCCAGTCTCTCCCGGTCTTTCTGGAGAGCTACGATTACACCGCAGTGATGGCGATGCCCTATTTGGAAGGGGCCGAAGATCCCGATCAATGGCTGCAAACGCTGGTCCGGCGGATCGCCGCCGTTCCCGGCGGGCTGGACCGGACGGTTTTTGAATTACAAAGCGTCGACTGGAAAACCAAAACGCCGATCGAAGGGAAGACGCTCGCCCGGCAGATGCAGCTGCTCAGGAGAAACGGCGCACTTAATCTCGGTTATTATCCGGACGATTTTATCAAGGGGCATCCGGAGTTGTCCGAGATACAACGGGGAATGTCGTTCAGCCCCAACTCAAACAAGTAGGCAGGAATGGCCGATCTCTTCGCACAGTTTCTTTCAGTACTCTATCAGTTTCTTTTTTATTACCCGTTCTTCATGGCCTATCTTTGGATGATCGGCGCCCTCTTTTATTT contains:
- a CDS encoding PAS domain-containing sensor histidine kinase; this encodes MEKPHQHELLRDKLDSYRLLVQEVRDYAIFLLDLQGNVNSWNEGAERIKGYRADEIIGKPLSLFYPKQEIENGKPFKNLAAALRDGRFEDEGWRIRKDGSRFWANVIITRIQDDRGKVIGFSKITRDLTEKKEAENVIRTSEARFRLLVNGVKDYAIIMLDPEGRITSWNEGAERIKGYRVEEIIGKHFSIFYPEEDKANDKPNDELKKALQHGRFEDEGWRIRKDGSRFWAESVITCIRDAAGEVIGFSKVTRDLTERRAAENEIRKMNVDLEHRVKERTAELQAANEALKQRTKEAEEASRMKSQFVSNVSHELRTPLNAIIGYTYLIGDLCREAGEEQRTALEGIERNAGDLLQLINEVLDLSKIEAGKISVEQGEVEMAGLLKELVENMGRLTEGRPVRVDYKVAPDLPLIESDAGKIKQILVNLLSNAIKFTPEGRVTMEAKASPAKGGIEVAVQDTGIGIKPEALPKIFEAFYQSDADSTREFGGVGLGLRIVKDLVELLQGEIRVESEYGKGSTFTLFLPYRLYYRV
- a CDS encoding L,D-transpeptidase, translated to MAADRFHSALRKEGKARGGSSALWRVLSRALFCALFGASLSGCSEPPPLIELEQVDRIEKALWNTGAKEFAPEEYLQYQERAQVLKETFSRERARWSVVREYDEIRNHLTSLSSEGEILLQSVSLKKNKTRESAVEEVRSVETLANRLREQSEKLFLTRPARKKAVQAELLLGEARHDIDEGRYRAAREQAKRARTLLEPAEREINATLNRYLERKNVVRWRRWVRETLDWSRRNAAPVIVVRKAERTLTVYQGERPIKVYPINLGFNGLNDKRSVGDGATPEGAYRVILKKDLGETKYHRALLINYPNERDRTRIKRAKRLGGLIEIHGGRNEGLEETLGCVALDNDQMDDLFSRVPNGTPVTIVGTTNDLTSTDFAL
- a CDS encoding CusA/CzcA family heavy metal efflux RND transporter, with translation MIEKIIDYSARNKFLVLILTAFLVVWAIWAIRRVPLDAIPDLSDTQVILFTEWPGRSPTLIEDQITYPVITSLISAPKVKSVRGQSMLGVSYVYVIFEEGTDLYWARSRVLEYMQGVTGKLPEGVTPTLGPDATGVGWVYEYALIDETGRHDLAELRSFQDWTLRYWLQSVPGVAEVASVGGFVKQYQVNVDPNRLAAYRIPFHEVISAIRASNNDVGGRVLEQAGREYIIRGQGYIRSTEDIRGIPLGTDGNGTPIRVSDIANVAIGPDIRRGVTELDGKGEVVGGIVVMRFGENALNVIDRVKEKIKAIEPSLPEGVKIVPTYDRSDLIQQAIETLKHTLTEELLIVSLVILLFLWHLPSAIVPIVTIPIAVILSFIPMYYSGLTSNIMSLAGIAISIGVLVDGAIVEVENAYKKLERWESAGRVGDYHEVRLKALKEVGPSVFFSLLVVAVAFIPIFTLQGQEGRLFKPLAFTKNLTMAIAAVLAITFDPAMRMLFTRMNPFIFRPKWLSRIANPLLVGKYYPEERHPISRPLQRIYHPILEFVLRHRWPVVISAFLIVLLTIPIYLRLGSEFMPPLNEGTILYMPTTLPGISITEATRILRLQDQMLKEFPEVERVFGKIGEAKTATDPAPLSMGETVITLKPKAQWREGMTWDKLIAEMDRKLQFPGVANIWWMPIQTRTEMLATGIRSNIGIKVLGPDLEEINQIGRRIEGVLAQMKETRSSFFERVTGGYYLDFVIDRNAAARYGLRVDEIQEVIETAIGGKNISQTVEGRERYPINVRYAREFRDDIEKLKRVLVPTPAGAQIPMAQLAQIEYNEGPSMVKNENGMLAGIVFVDTAWSDLGGYVKEAQRVVAEKVKLPPGYSLVWAGQYEYLLRAREHLKVVLPLTLFIIFLLLYLNTGSTVKTLIVLLALPFSAVGAILFLFLLDYNMSIGVWVGLIALMGLDAETGVFMLLYLDLAYEDRKAKGLMRNAYDLKEAITEGAVHRLRPKVMTVSVMLLGLLPIMWSTGTGSDLMRRIAAPMIGGILTSFILELLVYPVIYEIWRERELKSMLK
- a CDS encoding L,D-transpeptidase, whose amino-acid sequence is MRNRFRSFQDGRWKSRWGIFLLGIVLLTVSFFSFETKTPATAASTPSGKKVASAGFKKPVPSKLNIEDKKFRKAIQSLSPKGIYAVVDTAQNRLFLKQGEKVVYQAVVSTGSGTTLTDPKNPGRSWLFETPRGEFHVKSKIRNPVWIKPDWAFIEEGEALPTDADDRIEAGVLGEYAISFGNGYFIHGTLYTRMLGQNVTHGCIRMADKDLEVVYKRLPNGAPIYIF